A single genomic interval of Anopheles marshallii chromosome 2, idAnoMarsDA_429_01, whole genome shotgun sequence harbors:
- the LOC128707559 gene encoding small integral membrane protein 8: MSEKPKEPAPGDGIRSMRSTNVFRAINFELYAKPNVVVMGIGLVCLGITFGYIAYMRSKYEGLGYYTAVQEDGKEVFVKRKSKWE, encoded by the exons ATGAGCGAAAAACCCAAAGAACCCGCACCCGGAGACGGAATCCGGTCCATGCGTTCTACGAACGTTTTCCGAGCCATTAATTTCGAACTGTACGCTAAACCT AATGTCGTTGTAATGGGAATCGGACTCGTTTGCCTTGGTATTACGTTCGGCTACATTGCCTACATGCGGTCAAAGTACGAAGGTTTAGGATACTACACAGCAGTGCAGGAAGATGGAAAGGAAGTGTTTGTAAAGCGGAAATCCAAATGGGAATAA
- the LOC128719140 gene encoding girdin — protein sequence MSSSEIEEFVNGTLVSWIESCLPRHEIIAGYVSLLDGTILHSVYLQIDPEPQHHPAKIRGTAEVLTSLAAARTRNFDAIVKNLRNLYDEELGQTILTLPDCSVLGHSPESRAGLEQMKLLITLLLGAAVQCPNKEIFIARIKELDVNTQHAIVEVIKQVTDSQTLVLTQEALEQLSPELMCKHIVRLAKERDQYHGKWMSSFITDSEQQALVNSSSSKSSLHNASSASTSTANTPSTTSENNHLAVELADYKSKLRKLRQELEEKSELLMEVKEELDHKCNQYEKLRTESQDWYSESRRAAAYRDEVDVLRERSERADRLEIEVQKLREKLSDAEFYKTRVEELREDNRMLLETKEMLEEQLARSRKRSDQVMTLEAEIIKFKQMMNDMTLERDVDKSKLQELLEENVQLQLATKNLMAGPDANVANQAQSDTDTDDLPSNDNSLSEQLTTNAQTRALKLELENRRLLAALDSLKESSFHENSNKILELEKDKKKLSLRLDQTQENCNRLVQQNSELENVFKNALEENKKLQDAIDSKQQMIDRQTHDRELDRIRQIDLEKQIESLTKDKQRVQNLFESIQRRTIDLERSIDTKSKESVQLNERLKELEDVRKELYDLRGKCSTVERENVNLNKELVKYKEVLEKCEHDLDTVGGQLDAKEKEIEQLAKQVDESSGVLVKLQELEKENQELLSQQKMHSDTIATLQKDLYDGTMATKKVKQNLERLGLNDTELERNDMNVEVFVEKLCKNPESFKTVREIVLNVVGKDQGSSSGGTKSADICVLCHRQEIYTVEKNIEFSNCDETVPDSASNVSELEQKLEQLKQEHTSLLAAQESLQEENARQKVKVATLGSQIASLNTQHVALQLANSQLAVEKDMLVKQVEAKRQQYESLQHDYVALQCLHEQLSSDYDALNGEKELLKNTIRDLKTENRDYRERTVALERKIEELQAELHSMKDGLTNLNNLRAEHSKLKDDFRCLFTTSERLKQDYKNCHDQYRAFRTENSRLKLRNTELSGELTNKKEQISNLEIEYTKINQRCEMLLNMNASLDIDRRTLMDHVSQILAQYQELLAHSLEDKQHYHDEEKNFTDKLNNLNRQKEKLEEKIMEHYRKLDSCSPKKKPFGLNLVKKMRRAGSELMNRVPNRNRRSWVEEQRLTQSQCLSMGSESGGNESDNSIEEPNSVASDTNLLQRGSQLRQSLQRKPNNEALNATLLRGGIRSSLQASRRDEVNPAHRNSFQGFDTATDALNLGTAGTRRTVYLDDKIVNSGSSTPTGGVAVNPSPPPSISTPPPPPPPRTDQNSGPNHGTTNATSQSNSPGEPTFVLLNRISTTTTTLKTETTSNLLPGGAQQMEVSGNPSGAPNAGSTALCGMEDSNKKDSNGNNSKKKTEPKNRDSAIWYEYGCV from the exons ATGTCGTCCAGTGAAATTGAAGAGTTTGTGAACGGGACACTCGTTTCGTGG ATTGAATCGTGCTTACCGCGGCATGAAATAATCGCCGGATACGTGTCACTGCTCGATGGCACGATATTGCACAGCGTGTACCTCCAGATAGACCCCGAGCCACAGCATCATCCGGCAAAGATACGCGGCACCGCGGAAGTGCTGACCTCGCTTGCCGCAGCCCGAACGCGAAATTTTGACGCCATCGTGAAGAACCTGCGCAATCTGTACGATGAAGAGCTTGGTCAAACCATCCTGACGCTGCCGGACTGTTCGGTGTTGGGACATTCGCCCGAATCCCGGGCCGGGCTGGAACAGATGAAACTCCTCATTACGTTGCTGCTTGGGGCGGCAGTCCAGTGTCCAAACAAGGAGATATTTATCGCCCGCATTAAAGAGCTGGACGTAAACACGCAGCATGCAATCGTGGAGGTGATTAAACAGGTTACGGACAGCCAGACATTGGTCCTCACGCAGGAAGCTCTGGAACAGCTGTCCCCCGAGTTGATGTGCAAACACATTGTCCGATTAGCGAAGGAACGCGACCAGTACCACGGGAAATGGATGTCCTCCTTCATCACCGACAGTGAGCAGCAAGCGCTCGTAAACAGTTCCAGCTCCAAAAGCAGCCTCCACAATGCATCATCCGCATCGACCAGCACGGCCAATACACCGTCGACCACGTCCGAGAACAATCATCTGGCGGTGGAGCTGGCCGACTACAAATCGAAACTGCGAAAGTTGCGCCAGGAGTTGGAGGAAAAGTCGGAACTGCTCATGGAGGTAAAGGAGGAACTGGACCACAAGTGTAACCAGTACGAGAAGCTACGCACGGAGAGCCAAGACTGGTACTCCGAGTCGCGGCGGGCTGCAGCGTATCGCGATGAGGTGGATGTGCTCCGGGAACGTTCTGAGCGGGCCGATCGGCTCGAAATTGAAGTACAAAAATTGCGCGAAAAGTTGTCCGATGCAGAGTTTTACAAAACGCGCGTGGAAGAATTGCGCGAAGATAATCGGATGCTGTTGGAAACGAA AGAGATGCTGGAGGAACAGTTGGCACGGTCTCGTAAGCGCAGCGACCAAGTGATGACACTCGAGGCAGAAATTATCAAGTTTAAGCAAATGATGAACGATATGACGCTTGAGCGGGATGTGGACAAAAGCAAATTGCAGGAATTGTTAGAGGAGAACGTACAGTTGCAGCTGGCCACGAAGAATCTAATGGCCGGGCCGGATGCTAATGTGGCGAACCAGGCTCAATCCGACACAGACACAGATGATCTTCCATCAAACGACAACAGTCTCTCGGAACAGTTAACCACTAACGCACAA ACTCGGGCGCTAAAGTTGGAGCTGGAAAATCGTCGATTACTGGCCGCGTTGGATAGCCTGAAAGAATCATCCTTCCACGAAAACTCCAACAAGATCCTGGAGCTAGAGAAGGATAAGAAAAAACTGTCGCTGCGTCTGGACCAAACGCAGGAAAATTGTAACCGGCTGGTGCAGCAAAACAGCGAGCTGGAAAACGTGTTTAAGAATGCGCTTGAAGAAAATAAGAAGCTGCAGGACGCGATCGATTCGAAGCAGCAAATGATCGACCGACAGACGCACGATCGTGAACTCGATCGCATTCGGCAGATCGATCTGGAAAAGCAAATCGAATCGCTGACAAAGGATAAACAGCGGGTCCAGAATCTGTTCGAGAGTATACAGCGCCGCACGATCGATTTGGAGCGTTCCATCGACACCAAGAGTAAGGAAAGTGTGCAGCTAAACGAACGGTTGAAAGAGCTGGAAGATGTGCGCAAGGAGCTGTACGATTTGCGAGGCAAGTGCTCTACCGTGGAGCGTGAAAACGTAAACCTCAACAAGGAACTGGTCAAGTACAAGGAAGTGTTGGAAAAGTGTGAACACGATCTCGACACAGTCGGTGGTCAGCTAGATGCGAAGGAGAAAGAAATCGAACAGCTTGCCAAACAGGTTGACGAAAGTTCGGGCGTGCTGGTAAAATTACAGGAGCTCGAGAAGGAAAATCAAGAGTTGCTCTCTCAGCAGAAAATGCACTCCGATACGATCGCCACGCTACAGAAAGATCTGTACGATGGAACGATGGCAACGAagaaggtaaaacaaaacctcgaGCGACTCGGGCTGAACGATACCGAGCTTGAGCGGAACGACATGAACGTGGAGGTGTTCGTAGAAAAGCTTTGCAAGAATCCGGAATCCTTCAAAACGGTGCGTGAGATAGTGCTGAATGTGGTGGGCAAGGATCAGGGATCCTCGTCGGGTGGCACCAAATCCGCCGACATCTGTGTTCTATGCCATCGTCAGGAGATATACACTGTTGAGAAGAACATCGAGTTTTCAAACTGTGACGAAACAGTCCCCGACAGCGCATCGAATGTATCCGAGCTGGAGCAAAAGTTGGAACAGTTAAAGCAAGAGCACACTTCGCTACTCGCTGCCCAGGAATCGCTGCAGGAGGAGAACGCTCGGCAAAAGGTGAAAGTAGCAACTCTCGGGTCACAGATTGCGTCACTCAACACACAGCACGTTGCGTTGCAGCTAGCCAACTCTCAGCTAGCCGTCGAGAAGGATATGCTGGTCAAGCAGGTGGAAGCCAAGCGCCAGCAGTACGAATCGTTGCAGCACGATTATGTGGCGCTCCAATGTCTGCACGAACAGCTGAGCAGCGACTACGATGCGCTGAACGGCGAAAAGGAACTGCTGAAGAACACGATTCGTGACCTGAAGACGGAAAATCGAGATTATCGAGAACGGACGGTAGCGCTCGAGCGCAAGATCGAAGAACTGCAGGCAGAATTGCACTCGATGAAGGATGGGTTGACGAATTTGAACAATCTGCGCGCGGAGCACTCCAAACTGAAGGATGATTTCCGGTGTCTGTTCACGACGAGCGAGAGGCTCAAGCAAGACTACAAGAACTGCCACGATCAGTATCGAGCGTTCCGGACGGAGAACAGTCGGCTGAAGCTGCGCAATACCGAGCTGTCTGGGGAGCTGACGAACAAAAAGGAGCAAATCAGCAATCTGGAGATTGAGTACACCAAAATAAACCAAAGATGCGAG ATGTTGCTTAACATGAACGCCAGCCTAGACATCGATCGACGCACGTTGATGGACCACGTGTCCCAGATTCTCGCCCAGTATCAGGAGCTGTTGGCTCACTCTCTGGAAGACAAGCAGCATTACCATGACGAGGAGAAGAACTTCACCGATAAGCTGAATAATCTGAACCGTCAGAAGGAAAAACTGGAGGAGAAAATAATGGAACACTATCGCAAGCTGGACAGTTGTTCACCGAAAAA GAAACCTTTTGGACTGAATCTGGTAAAGAAAATGCGTCGTGCTGGATCGGAGCTGATGAATCGTGTCCCAAATAGG AATCGCCGTTCCTGGGTGGAGGAACAACGTCTCACCCAAAGCCAGTGTCTTTCGATGGGCTCCGAATCGGGTGGCAACGAATCGGACAATAGTATTGAAGAGCCCAATTCGGTCGCATCCGATACGAACTTGCTGCAGCGTGGTTCCCAACTGCGCCAAAGTCTCCAGAGAAAGCCAAACAATGAGGCGCTGAATGCGACACTGCTCCGTGGAGGAATTCGCAGCAGTCTACAGGCTTCCCGACGAGATGAAGTGAATCCCGCTCACCGAAACAGTTTCCAGGG GTTTGATACGGCAACTGATGCTTTGAACCTTGGCACAGCTGGCACTCGTCGTACGGTGTACCTGGATGATAAGATCGTCAACTCCGGCTCAAGCACACCGACCGGTGGCGTGGCCGTAAATCCGTCTCCTCCACCATCCATCTCTACACCACCACCTCCGCCTCCGCCCCGTACGGATCAAAATAGTGGCCCGAATCATGGTACAACCAACGCCACCAGCCAGTCGAATTCGCCCGGAGAGCCTACGTTCGTGTTGCTGAACAGAATTTCCACCACAACGACTACGCTAAAGACGGAGACCACGTCGAACTTGTTGCCCGGTGGCGCTCAACAGATGGAGGTGAGCGGCAACCCGTCCGGGGCACCAAATGCCGGTTCGACGGCACTTTGTGGAATGGAGGACAGTAACAAGAAGGATTCAAATGGAAACAACAGCAAGAAGAAAACGGAACCGAAGAACAGAGATAGCGCGATATGGTACGAGTATGGATGTGTTTGA
- the LOC128706892 gene encoding eukaryotic translation initiation factor 2A, giving the protein MASGNTPTLALRSARGVEVWKLEQQTQQLTFLPDARFTPDQSKSCRAIVYSPDGRFLAWANGSTVQLCRVSAAAITTIASLPRPKACYLRFSPLSNYLMTWEVYTENPQETPKEKPNLFIYRAETGEEVFSIIQKRHQEWQMHWSCDETIAALLVGGEALFYEHGPSGPGFKQVARRFGSLRNGGLSVAPGPSPPHIGVYMPGTKGAPSMCRLFKYPNLEINQPVASKSFFQADKVDMMWNRKGTGLILMTSTDVDTTGVSYYGKQALHYMSPKGDSCGIQLKAEGPIHDVAWSPKSAEFCVVYGFMPARATLFNLKCDVVYDFEPGNRNSIFYNDFGNVILFGGFGNLPGYIETWDLPKRKKLASFKAPDTTSLEWNPAGDTFLTATTAPRLRMANGFKVWHYTGALLGEYDWTGELLEVIWQKYPSGTFKEVSISDEKIVGIVSATPIASSKKYIPPGARNSVTVTSSGQTIDMRPPIPGLPPGYRSSVQMKNSKKNKKAASKAAAANAETSETGGDTTAAPPPAAPKKQTAKKNAKNNADGDLANGNSNTKSTGPATNESSNNSVPKVSPTGDPNKDKKIKAIQKKLKDIKVLKEKHERGETLVQTQIVKMNSENQLIKELETLKVA; this is encoded by the exons ATGGCGAGCGGAAATACTCCTACATTAGCGT TGCGATCCGCGCGAGGAGTCGAAGTGTGGAAGCTCGAACAACAGACACAACAGCTCACATTTCTTCCGGACGCGAGATTTACTCCCGACCAGAGTAAATCTTGCCGCGCTATTGTTTATAGCCCCGACGGACGATTTCTGGCCTGGGCCAATGGTTCGACGGTGCAGCTATGTCGGGTGTCGGCGGCCGCGATCACAACGATTGCGTCCCTGCCCCGACCGAAGGCATGCTATCTGCGGTTTTCCCCGCTCAGCAACTACCTTATGACGTGGGAAGTGTACACCGAGAACCCGCAGGAGACCCCGAAGGAGAAACCGAATCTGTTCATCTATCGGGCGGAAACGGGCGAGGAGGTATTCTCCATCATCCAGAAGCGTCACCAAGAATGGCAGATGCACTGGAGCTGCGACGAAACCATTGCCGCTCTGTTGGTCGGCGGAGAGGCACTCTTCTATGAACATGGTCCATCCGGGCCCGGCTTTAAGCAGGTGGCACGGCGCTTCGGCAGCCTCCGGAACGGAGGTCTCTCGGTAGCCCCAGGGCCCTCGCCACCCCACATCGGTGTCTACATGCCCGGTACGAAGGGAGCCCCTTCGATGTGTCGGTTGTTCAAGTACCCAAACCTGGAGATTAACCAACCGGTGGCGTCGAAAAGCTTCTTCCAGGCGGACAAGGTGGACATGATGTGGAACCGGAAGGGCACCGGTTTGATTCTGATGACCAGCACTGATGTTGATACGACGGGAGTGTCTTACTACGGCAAGCAAGCGCTACACTACATGTCTCCCAAGGGGGACTCGTGTGGCATCCAGCTGAAAGCGGAAGGACCCATCCACGACGTGGCCTGGAGCCCGAAGTCGGCGGAGTTTTGTGTAGTGTACGGTTTTATGCCTGCCCGGGCAACGCTCTTCAACCTAAAGTGTGATGTCGTGTACGATTTCGAGCCGGGCAACAGGAACTCGATCTTCTACAACGATTTCGGCAATGTGATCCTGTTCGGCGGGTTTGGTAATTTGCCCGGTTACATCGAAACGTGGGATTTGCCCAAACGCAAGAAGCTAGCAAGTTTCAAAGCACCCGATACAACGTCCCTTGAGTGGAACCCGGCTGGTGATACGTTCCTAACGGCCACAACCGCACCACGACTACGCATGGCGAACGGATTCAAAGTTTGGCATTATACGGGCGCTCTGCTCGGCGAGTACGATTGGACCGGGGAGCTGCTGGAGGTCATCTGGCAGAAGTATCCTTCGGGCACGTTCAAGGAGGTGTCCATCTCGGACGAGAAGATTGTGGGCATTGTGTCCGCAACGCCGATAGCCAGCAGCAAGAAATACATTCCGCCCGGTGCACGGAACAGTGTCACTGTCACGTCCAGTGGCCAAACCATCGACATGAGACCACCGATTCCGGGTCTTCCGCCCGGATACCGTTCTTCGGTGCAGATGaagaacagcaagaaaaataagaaagctGCCAGCAAAGCCGCTGCTGCCAATGCGGAGACGAGTGAAACGGGCGGTGACACTACTGCTGCACCGCCGCCAGCCGCACCCAAAAAGCAAACGGCTAAGAAAAACGCTAAAAACAACGCCGACGGTGATCTGGCCAATGGCAACTCCAACACCAAGTCGACCGGCCCAGCGACGAACgagagcagcaacaacagtgtgCCCAAAGTGTCACCGACTGGTGATCCGAACaaggacaaaaaaattaaagcaatcCAAAAGAAGCTGAAGGACATAAAGGTGCTGAAGGAAAAGCACGAGCGTGGCGAAACGCTCGTGCAGACGCAGATTGTAAAGATGAACTCCGAGAACCAGCTGATAAAGGAGCTGGAAACGCTGAAGGTGGCGTGA